In one Deltaproteobacteria bacterium genomic region, the following are encoded:
- a CDS encoding alpha/beta fold hydrolase, whose amino-acid sequence MEEQVTFSVGNLKLEGLLSLPTQPAKIGAVVCHPHPLYGGEMRNNVVSALVDAFQAAGIATLRFNFRGVGNSEGEHDEGNGEVDDVKAAVTYLLSRQAVPTVVVAGYSFGSMVGLRAGAADDRVHKLIGVALPIGMRDASFLHSVKKAKLLISGDHDNYSPVPGLNDLITKMSEPKSLVIVDGADHFFWGLEGKIAKAAVEFLQH is encoded by the coding sequence ATGGAAGAGCAGGTCACATTTTCAGTCGGAAATCTCAAACTCGAAGGGTTGTTATCATTACCGACACAACCGGCGAAAATCGGTGCGGTCGTATGTCATCCACATCCGTTGTACGGCGGCGAAATGCGCAACAATGTCGTGTCGGCTTTGGTCGATGCATTTCAAGCGGCAGGGATTGCCACACTCCGTTTCAATTTTCGTGGCGTCGGTAACAGCGAAGGTGAACACGACGAAGGCAACGGCGAAGTTGACGATGTCAAAGCGGCAGTGACCTATTTGTTGAGTCGTCAAGCAGTCCCAACGGTCGTTGTCGCCGGCTATTCATTCGGATCGATGGTCGGCTTACGCGCCGGAGCGGCAGATGATCGTGTTCACAAACTGATTGGTGTCGCGTTGCCTATTGGTATGCGCGATGCCTCGTTTTTACATAGCGTGAAGAAGGCCAAGCTCCTCATCAGTGGTGATCACGATAACTATTCCCCAGTGCCTGGCTTGAACGACCTCATTACCAAGATGTCAGAGCCAAAGTCTCTGGTGATCGTTGACGGCGCCGATCACTTCTTCTGGGGACTGGAAGGAAAGATTGCCAAAGCAGCGGTAG